The following coding sequences are from one Nilaparvata lugens isolate BPH chromosome 6, ASM1435652v1, whole genome shotgun sequence window:
- the LOC111061938 gene encoding conserved oligomeric Golgi complex subunit 1 isoform X2 yields the protein MITSNLFEIDPDKLFETSSIEEIQKVQISIQHEIERKREELRTMVGERYRDLIEAADTIAEMKDISLNVIEDINKVSASTEEMHQKFILRQDVRRFKKLSFEGINTSKLDQTAVQMKVLISLPEQIWTFIDTEDYAKASQLYLLARHFKTGLEVQKFQCLLLDHQWEIIAQFKENILSATKDMLKQQTLSSESACNCFLAIMMLENLDSKGLVAKFLELRSAALHELLSVGDSFEDAAAIKKRFVASHSLIISTALVLCSCFIESDINNHDGLLYQNAREITGRDAKPIISLLPEIQSDFLSAVTVHRILPDLALDPVPPGEMAAAFEGWLSQVRVFVQQSGHDLLEKLNTLRSLQGLRKAYQGPSVEWNLALQRLMQPPNVDLWTTVYCPLIVERARALISLHWSMGLQHITTETIQLVNSADDSKCPETDLRWHVWKEEPQLDLTSDENDKNNVWWLKSQGVSPRVADMCRVLEDRLQLLTGDLAALCPGETEEVDATVLSDHSALRAHQQQVCLDFVSKLTEFVRDEINKSEKEAIPSLYARYLQIISKLCPSLQKCLTGLDFKTNSWQHVCSMLNENTEFAWTIWQQRVITKLKPVIQTALVPPTQLSDLLHMIPQWNVVEVEEIGESQQKIKSQLNVPSSASLQLLQVLAQINTTLSRAFIPLYATELVIKNVVQEIIQLYDQCEILCQAHALQHLFDLKYISALMVSPEYKSLQTVCRESIEKIERSIDPFDLDVFAPYIQDNVKKSLRETQLMFGVLCRPRMQTSAVQPTQQSSAANEDPSILALSQSGPSVWFRLLPVTAPAGTRAINAPKKAGKTGISTTPVGANPESDVSAKTTLTNAATSFFGSVTADWFGSS from the exons ATGATAACCTCAAACTTGTTCGAAATAGACCCGGATAAACTATTTGAAACATCTAGTATTGAGGAGATTCAAAAAGTTCAGATTTCAAttcaacatgaaattgaaagaaaaagggAAGAGCTTCGTACTATGGTTGGGGAACGATACAGAGACTTGATCGAGGCAGCCGATACAATAGCAGAAATGAAAGACATTTCTCTAAACGTTATCGAAGATATCAATAAAGTCAGTGCTTCCACCGAAGAAATGCATCAGAAATTTATTCTTAGACAAGATGTAAGAAGATTCAAAAAGTTATCTTTTGAAGGTATTAATACTAGTAAGTTAGATCAGACAGCTGTACAAATGAAAGTTCTTATAAGTTTACCAGAACAGATATGGACGTTTATTGATACTGAAGATTATGCTAAAGCTTCACAGCTTTACCTTTTGGCTAGGCATTTCAAAACTGGGTTAGAAGTGCAAAAGTTTCAGTGTCTACTGCTAGATCATCAATGGGAAATTATTGCTCAGTTTAAGGAAAATATATTGAGTGCAACCAAAGATATGTTGAAGCAACAGACACTTTCCTCAGAATCAGCGTGTAACTGCTTTCTTGCTATTATGATGCTTGAAAATCTTGATTCTAAAGGATTAGTTGCTAAATTTCTTGAGTTGAGATCGGCAGCATTACACGAGCTTCTAAGTGTAGGAGATTCATTTGAAGATGCTGCTGCAATAAAAAAGAGATTTGTGGCTAGCCATTCGCTCATCATATCTACCGCTCTTGTCCTGTGTTCGTGTTTTATTGAAAGTGACATCAACAACCATGATGGTTTGTTGTATCAAAACGCAAGGGAAATAACAGGCAGAGATGCAAAGCCAATAATTTCACTCCTCCCAGAAATCCAATCGGACTTCCTATCAGCAGTAACAGTCCATAG GATTTTACCAGACCTGGCGTTGGATCCTGTTCCACCGGGAGAAATGGCAGCTGCTTTTGAAGGATGGTTGTCTCAAGTGCGTGTGTTTGTGCAACAGTCTGGTCATGATCTACTCGAAAAGCTGAACACTTTGAGATCGCTGCAGGGATTAAGGAAAGCATACCAG GGGCCTTCAGTTGAATGGAACCTAGCTCTGCAGAGACTGATGCAACCACCCAATGTGGATCTGTGGACGACCGTCTACTGTCCGCTGATAGTGGAACGAGCCAGGGCTCTGATATCGCTGCACTGGAGCATGGGCCTCCAACACATCACCACCGAAACCATCCAGTTGGTCAATTCTGCTGACGATAGCAAATGTCCTGAGACAGACCTTCGCTGGCATGTCTGGAAGGAGGAGCCTCAACTCGATCTGACGTCCGATGAAAACGACAAGAATAACG TTTGGTGGCTGAAGTCGCAAGGCGTTTCGCCGCGTGTGGCCGACATGTGTCGCGTGCTAGAGGACAGACTGCAACTGCTAACGGGTGACCTGGCCGCCCTCTGCCCCGGGGAGACAGAGGAGGTTGATGCCACCGTACTCAGTGACCACAGTGCGTTGCGCGCCCATCAGCAGCAAGTCTGTCTTGACTTTGTCTCCAA GTTGACAGAGTTTGTACGTGATGAGATAAACAAGAGTGAGAAGGAAGCAATACCTTCTCTATACGCTCGTTATCTGCAAATAATTTCCAAACTCTGCCCATCGTTACAGAAATGTTTGACTGGCTTGGATTTCAAG ACTAACTCATGGCAACATGTGTGCTCCATGCTGAATGAGAACACAGAATTCGCGtggacaatctggcaacagcgAGTTATAACGAAATTGAAACCTGTCATCCAAACAGCTCTTGTGCCTCCAACACAACTCAGCGATCTTCTCCACATGATACCT caATGGAATGTAGTTGAGGTGGAGGAAATAGGAGAAAGCCAGCAAAAGATCAAGTCGCAACTCAATGTACCCTCTTCCGCGTCGCTTCAGTTGCTTCAAGTTCTCGCACAGATCAACACGACCTTGAGTCGAGCATTCATTCCTCT GTATGCTACCGAGCTTGTTATAAAGAACGTGGTCCAGGAAATAATTCAGTTGTATGACCAGTGCGAGATACTCTGTCAAGCTCATGCTCTCCAACATCTGTTTGACCTGAAATATATTTCTGCACTAATGGTGTCGCCTGAGTATAAGTCTCTGCAGACAGTCTGCCGAGAATCTATTGAGAAAATAGAGAGATCGATTGATCCATTTGATCTGGACGTGTTTGCTCCTTACATCCAGGACAATGTCAAGAAGTCTCTTAGAGAAACTCAG TTGATGTTCGGTGTGCTTTGTCGACCGCGTATGCAGACGTCAGCAGTGCAGCCAACACAGCAGAGCTCTGCGGCCAATGAGGACCCCAGCATCCTGGCCCTCAGCCAATCAGGGCCCAGCGTCTGGTTCAGACTGTTGCCTGTGACTGCACCAGCCGGCACCAGAGCTATCAACGCACCCAAAAAG gCTGGGAAGACAGGTATCTCGACTACACCTGTTGGAGCCAACCCAGAATCTGATGTGTCAGCAAAAACCACTCTGACCAACGCAGCAACGTCATTTTTTGGATCAGTTACTGCTGACTGGTTTGGTTCGTCATAA